gaaaaaattataagaatttgatatttaaaacatatttattgagacacacgactaatttttttttttttgttaaatataaatcacaaaaggaagttAAAGTAGCTTGtgtaaatagtgtcaaaaacccAATTATGttatgtaaataagaacagagaAAGTATCAATTATCATCTTTCTATAAGTAAAGTATAATTCCATTTTAGAGGAAGTCTTTTCAAAATGATTCTCGACCTTTTAGCGTCTAATATTACAAGTTCAGAGCGGCAGAGGTAGCGGTCAAATAACTCTCAAAGTTCCAAAAAGATGCAGGAAACCAAAATGCATTTGCCTATGCATTTTAGTTATAGTGAGTTAACCTTGGAGCAAATTTTCCTAACTTCACCAAAATTACCAGTTAGGACCTCTATCCTACCCATATTTACCATTGACACTCCAAAATCTCGAAAGAAAGCTTCTCGATTCCCATATCTATGGGTCTCAACATAAGCTTTGGTTTCGGGATTATCAAGTAAAGCAGCGTCAGATCGGAATAACCCTCTTCTCTTCGACACAAGCTCGTAGTAATGCTCGTCGAAAGTCCTGAAGCTTCCAGGGTCCATTTCCACTAACACATTAGGACCGTCTTTCGTGCACCTCGTTTTTAACTTGTCCATGTACTCGGAATCTAGGGTTGGATCGGAGGTGTTATCTATGACGGAAAAATTGTATAGACGATTTATGAAAGACGAGCAATGAGATATTCCGATTGTGTGTCCAGCTGCAACAAGTACACAATAACATGATCATAAAAAGATGGAAATTTTGTGTGATCCAtgccaacaatttttttttgcgtaCGAATGAGCCATAAAGGTAATATAATcatttttttggtgcgaatgagaaaaaaaaaacaatacaaattacaaatagaGGTGGGAGATTCAAAATTGAGATTTATCATACACATACCCTCAGTCATAAACCCGTCTGTTGTAGCGTACaccaatttgtacgctgcaacaggccttgattttatatatatatatatatatatatatatatatatatatatatatatatatatatatatatatatatatatatatatatatatatatactttttcCAGCGaacaatgtacgctgcaacaggttaAGACTTATTGCAGCATACAATGTACACTGTAACAAGGGTCTAAAAATCCGCTGCAACAAGGATTTTTTTTACTAGGGTAAGCACCAAGCCAATATATACCTCAATAGTACTATAATGAACTTATTAATTGTAAATAAAGTACATACCTGAAAGGACAACAAGATCTTTATGAGTAAGTCCTTTTTGTTGAAACATTGTTATAAGAGAGTTTATGTTCAATGATGATGATGGAAGAGTAGTTAGTGCCTCATTGAGGGATGATATGATACCGTCTCTTCTTCCGGTTTCGACCTCCCAATGCGGTCCACCCACCTATAGTACAAACACAAATATTACAACATGTTACAAAGTATATATTATGGTTAAGCTTGCGATCTGGATAGATCACATAACGTTCTTACGGGATCATCTCTCTTTTAGGGACAAACAATGAGTCAAGATTGTTGACTATATTATGATACCATGATAAACTTACAAGAGAAAATAttgacactacaagaatttgtatatttaatgacaacctaattacgacgtaTTAAAAATCCCGccgcaaaaaccttttgcgcgggggtaacaaccaaacaaagacgggaacaaccgctTTTACAACGGGTTAACGACGTGATTTCTATAAACGACGGCTTCCTTtcatgacgggttcgcgacagaaaatcccgtcattaatcaacgataaTCCCGTCgctaatggtacaatttcttgtagtgtgacCACATATATGTCTGACGAGATTCTATTCTACAAGCAATTGGTGATAGTTGAAGTAGCCTACCAATCTTATATGTTAGTCAATCCATCTCTATTTTTCTTTTGCGGGATAAATGTCTAATACTCATATGTAGGTTATGTTCTTTAACATAAAATGATGTATGCAATAGTTTTAAAAGCAAGGGAAGTAAAGTAATTACTGCTGCCACAGCATCTCTAGCTACTAAAGCTACTATATCGGCACATGAAACAATTCCAGGACAAGCTTGCTCTAACGCATCTTTAACTCTGTCGATAATTTGAAACCCTCTTAGGGTAAGATTTGGAGTTGCATCCTTTTCAGCTTGTTTGATTGGGGAGTTCAAAAGAATGGACGCATCACACCCCTGTAAAACAAATCTCTATAACATTAGAAACACGTAATTTACCTGAAAAAGGGAAAATTGATTTTTGCACATCATCTAGAGCACAAAAAACTGTGTTATGATAATGGGTGTGCCAAAATCAGTTTCATGAATAAGGATATCAATTCTGGAAAATGAACATACTTCCAAATATATATACTACCTTCATTTCAttcagttactatttgcacaaatattaagacaaaaatcgaaaatttggttgaatataataaaatttgggtaaagtaagataaatgtgtaaaaaagtggATGAGTGTAAAAAATGAAGAAAGTAAGAGAAAATGAgtgaaaatttgtaaatattgtagggtaaggctctgttctttagagctgaactggACTGAATTGAAccgaattgaactgaactgaacataaagtgtaaagaacattataaaacggactaaaacggaaaatgtaaagaacattataaaacggactaacacgaaaataattttttatatctAAAGATAGAATAAaggaaagtgtaaagaacattataaaacaGGCTAAAACGAAAAATGTAATTAAATATCAttttaaaacggaggtagtatgaaTGATAGATACATACCCTCACAAAGCAATCATGAAAGAACATTCTTAACAAAGGCCCTGAAAGAGAAGGTGCAATCGCGATTACTTCATTGATAACCCTCTTTGTTATGGACTCGGCTTGTGGACATAATTCTGAGTAAAACCCTATATTTAGGGCATAATGCCCACTTACACCATGGATGATGAAGGGCGTAATCATAAGCAAGTGAAGGAAGAGAGTAAAAATGACTCTTAGACTGTTAGCCATTTCTTAGGTTTTGCTTTGTttgataattaattaagtagCTTTGTGAATTGTGTTGCTGTTAGATGAATTTGAtgttacatatatatatacttcttgGATATGAACATACGTACTCGTCGTAAAAGGTGCAATGCTGTTACAATGCTGTTATGGATTTTTGTTAGATTGTTTTGTTGATCTACTCGAACTTGATGGTTGATGATCATTTTTAAATTACTTGAGCacaaacaaaaattatattcATATCTTACGAAACTATTACTGGTCTTGACCGCCCCGTCAGTAAGAGAGAGAGTTCACTTTTACAAGTTTAAAGATGTTTCAACTTAAAATCATATGGCAATAAATAGAGCAACATTTTAGCCTTATTAAGGAAACACTTCTCGTTTCTGTTGTTAATGTCGAACACTTACTTCAGTTACATGTGTTGTTTGGGAAGACTATGCTTCAACTAGGGGTGTAAATTGGATGGACTGGATTGGACTTtgccaagtccaaatccaatccAAAATTTTTTGGACTTGGATATTTGAGTCCGAGTCCGATCCAAACTTTTTTCAAGTCCGATCCAGTCCGATCTATAAAAAAAATCTTGAGTCCGAATCCAGTCCAATCCgatccgatttttttttttgaaaaaaaattttattttaatttttttttctaaaaagtTAAACTCAACTGGTTTGAacataaatgaaaataatactAAATTCAAAAAAGAATGCAAATAATACACataaaatagaatttacgagtaTTAAAAATTGGGTATGAAATACTTTAACACCTATAACTACATGTCacttttgcataaagagaaaaaaaattatccattaataaataatataattgcAAGTAACATTATGTCTTACACATCTAAATACTTAGCCAAAAGAGGTTCCAgttcttaaaaaaataaaattttaaaatattgaaGCTCAATAATGGACCATCACAACCGACGagagaaagggaaagagaaagagGTTGATAGAATATTTTTGGGTTATGGGTTTTATATATAGGGTAATATTTGATTGTTTTTTGTTGCACATAGTATATAAAGGCCTAAAAATCACATATTTCACAATAGTTTTCAAATTACATATGTTTATCTATAAATAAATCTTAAAACTTTGGACTTAATTGGATTTTTGGACTCCAAAAGGTTGAGTCCAAGTCCAGTCCAAAAATAATTGGACTTGGTAATTTCAGTCCAATTCCGATCCAAAAATTTTCAAGTCCGATCCAGTCCGACAAGTTTGGACTGGACTGGATTGGACTTTGGACTTTTCTCAATCCACTTACACCCCTAGTTTCAACGGCGACACTACttcccaaacctttaaaatgcaTGTGTTTTGAGTACTATGCTTATCAATAGTAATATGAGTGAGGATTCCTTGAAATTCACTATTTATAAGGAGTAAAATTTTCAAACCTTCCCTTTGTAAGCTCTACATGCTTGTTTCCTTTGTTCTAAGGTTCAAATCTTACCATCaacatttccttttattttatttcttcttttttctttctttcaccTTATATCTGATGACTAGATCCCTTTTATCATTTTTTTCCTCTTACGTTCTTtttcataatttatttatctttatatgcgtaaattatatatttataaataaaatatcggACTATTTCATTTGCAAGGTATTATTAGAAATCATAACATATTTACTTAACATTTGGTAAATAATTTACTTCTCGTCTAATTATTCAACATATTTACACTATTATTTTTGCTAATGGATTTCAATATCTTGGGGGACCGCGCGCTAACGcgcgcggtccaacaactagttgaataaaaaataacaaagtAAAACTCTTGTATCAAGGGTTAGAATAACGTGGATAAAGGTAGTACGGAATATACtatttcctccgttccggaaatgtcgcaccatttgttttttacactattcacactacatctttggccattttttgtgattcgtacgtaagaaAATTTTAGTTATGTGAGGACATGTTaaattcgtatcgatatatactttctaaattaatttttttataatttttacttgcatacagtttgagatattaagagtcaaagtaatgattAAGAAATTAAAGTCAACCATGAtacgatatttccggaacggatgaagtatatcAACTTATATTACAGAAATCATTCACCTAAGAAGTGTTAACTACTACAGTCTACAGGCATTACGTTAACCACTACAGCCCCAATCATGGCAATCAAGTTGGGTAAAGTGCTGCTCATCTAACACATGCATGTGGGGAATTATATTAACGGTGTCAATTATAATTTAATACTTCGTAGTAGAAGTAGTTCTATTACAAGACATTGGGTAATCAAATGTAAACGTCCTAGCTTACTATTTAAGCAACATCTCGGAAAATCAGGTAACTAACAATGGTGGTGATCGCTTAATTTATGTTAATACATGATGGGCCGGCATCCGTTATTAAGAGAGAGAATCGAGATTACAAGATCAAAAGATATTCCCCTTGAAATCAATGTGAGACGTACACTCCCATGTGTTATTTTGGGCTACGTTTGACAAAAATAACCGAAATAGAGCTGAAACTGGAAAGTTGATCttggtaaaaaaaaacaatatcaCGACCACAAAAAGGGAACTTAAAGGTTTCTTCGCGCCCAAGATTTTCTCTCGGCGTAGGTTAAGCGTTCTGCTCTAACATGCGCTGGCGCCATGGCAGGCAAATCAAAAGCTCGAAGAACCCAACGGAAACCGGCAGGCCCTTCGTCGGATTCAAAGGCGAAGAAGACGAAGGCAATGGATGAGATTTTAGGTTACTCTGCGATGGAGGTAGAATCAGTTGAAAGTTTGGATACGAACAAAACTGATGATGACGATGAGGATGGGGCTCTTTTATCACCAATTGCTGCAAATTCTCTTTTGAGATCTAGACCGGAGATACGTAGGACTCTTTCTTCCTGGGTGACAGTCATGAAGTCGAGCGAATCGCGAAATGTTGTTCATCAGGTAAACCCTACCCCTGTTCTTCAACCTgatttcgaatttgagaatgtAGTCAGCATTGATCTAGATGATATACAAGATGAAGTAGATTACTGGAATTCAGCAATTGTTTATGCGGTTTTGGGGGCTAATCCACCTATATTTGTTATTGAGGGTTTTTTTAGGAGAATTTGGAAAGATTTGGGGGTAGACAAGGTCGTGGCTATTGAACATGGGGTTTTCTTGGTGAGATTTATTACTATGGAGAACCGCGATAAAGTTCTTGCTGAAAATAGGCCTACGTTTGATAAGAAACCTGTTGTGTGCAAGCCCTGGCATAAGGATATTACGAATTTCAGAGAGGAGGTTAAGGTTGTCCCAATCTGGATTCAATTGAAGAATCTTGAATTGAAATTTTGGGGAAACAGGAGTTTGGGGAAAATTGTGAGCTCTGTAGGGAGGTTCATTCAAGCTGATCATGCTACTACCCGTAGGGATAAGCTTTCCTTTGCCAGAGTACAAATTGAGATAGCCATTGACCAACATTTACCTGCTTGTGTCAAGTTTCATGATGAGCATGGGCAAAtgaaaaatgtgcaaatagGGTACGAATGGAGACCAGTTGTATGTGATCACTGTAAACTCTTGGGCCATACAGTAACAGCATGcaagaagaagaaggggcataAGAAGATTTGGGTTGCAAAATCAAAACCCATCACTGTGGGAACTCAAGTAGCTGCCACAGAGGATGGATTTGTTCAGGCAAACAAAACTGCTCAAGTTAGAAGGGAGGAGAATAGTGTTCCTGTAGCTGTGAGGAACTCTTTCCATATGCTGGAACAGGAAGCCCAGATTGACACTGATGTTGATTTTGTTAGTGCTAATATCCATGTAGGTGCAAATGGAGGTGGACAGCCTCTTGGCACTCATGGATAGAGTTCTTTTCTGGAATGTCAGGGGGATAAACAAGCTCACCAAGCAGAAAGATGTGAAGATGTTTCTGCAGAATAACTAGTGCAGCTTGGTTTGTCTCCTTGAAACAAAGGTCAAAGCTCATAATCTAGGAGCTTTGTACCTCAATTTGTTTTCTGGTTGGGCTTTCACTTCTAATAACATGAGTCACCCTGGGGGGAGAATTGTTCTAGCTTGGGACCCTTGTGAGTTTCAAGTAAATCCTCATTTTTCCTCCAGTCAGTTGATTCAGTGTTCAATTGTTCCTAAAAATGGGAAGCAGTTTGAGTGCTCTTTCATTTATGCTCATAACTCTCAAATGGAGAGGACTGCCCTGTGGGGTGATCTTTGTAGATTTGGTGACAAAATAAAGGACCCTTGGATCTTGATGGGGGATTTCAACTGTGTTCTAAACACTGGTGAAAGGGTGGGTAGTGATGTGAGGTTGAGTGAAACTCAGGATTTCCAGAATTGTGTCAGTCACTGTGGGATTGAGGATGCAAAGTTTAGTGGCAATTTTTATACATGGAATAATAAACAACAAGGATCCAATAGGGTGTTCTCTAAATTGGACAGGGTGATGGTGAACTCTCTTTGGCTTGATCAATACCCAAATACTGAGGTCAGTTTCAGGAATGAGGGTTATTTTGATCATTGCCCAGGTGTGATTTCTGTTTATCCTACTGTTGCTAGTGGTAGAAAACCTTTTAGATTTTTCAAAATGTGGCAATCTCATCCACAGTACAGTGAGTTAGTGAAAAAGGCATGGGAGGATCAGGTTCAGGGTACAAAAATGTTTCAAGTAGTGCAGAAGTTGAAGAAAGTCAAAGGGGCTTTGAAGCTCTTAAATAAGGAAGGTTTTGGAGATATTGAGATCCAAGATTTGAAAGCTAGACAATACCTTAATGTTCTGCAAAATGAGCTGCATCTGAACCCTTCAAATCATGAGATTGCTGATAAAGAGAAGAATGCTCAACTGGCTTATATTCAAGCTCACTCTGCTTACTTAAGTTTTTTGGCTCAAAAGTCAAAAATGGCTTGGTTGGCTGGGGGGGATGATAATACTGCTATGTTTCATAGGGCTATCAGACAGAGACAAATCCACAATACTATTTTCTCCATCAAAGATATGCATGGAGTTTGGACAACTGATCCTGCTCAAGTTCCAAATGCATTTCTGGAATACTATAAGGTTTTATTGGGTAGTTCCTGCAATAGAACTTCAGTCAAGCAAATTGTTATCAACAAAGGGCCCACTGTGACTCCAACCATGAGTGGCCTGCTCTCTTCTGGTTTTACAGTGGATGAAGTAAAGAGTGCCATGTGGGATATTGATGGAGACAAAGCCCCTGGGCCTGATGGCTTTGGTAGTGCCTTTTTCAAAGGTGCTTGGGATGAGTTTGGGGGTGATATTAGTAATGCAATCCTGGATTTTCTGCACACATGTAACTTGTTAAAGGAGATCAATGCAACAAGCATTACTCTCATCCCTAAAGGGAAGAACCCTGTGAGTGTTCAAGAGTATATACCTATCTCTTGTTGCAATGTGGTGTACAAGTGTATTTCCAAAGTTTTGTGTAATAGACTTAGGAAAGTGCTTCCTGATCTAATTGCTCAGAATCAAGGGGCATTTGTTCATAGTAGATTTATAGCCCACAACATCATGGTTTGCCAAGATTTGGTAAAAGGATATGAAAGGAAAAATGGCCAAGCAGGGTGTCTCATCAAACTGGACCTTCAAAAAGCTTATGACACAGTTGAGTGGGATTTTGTGGAAGAAATGATGGTGGGTTTAGGCTTTCCTGAACATTTCATCTTCCTTGTAATGAGATGCATCAGAACCCCTAAGTACTCTCTGCATATAAATGGCTCTTTACATGGTTTCTTTGAAGGGAAGAGGGGTTTGAGGCAAGGAGATCCTCTTTCTCCCTTGCTTTTTGTTCTATGTATTGAGTATCTTTCAAGGATCTTAATACTGGTGGGAGAGAAGGATGGATTCAAGCATCATCCTAGGTGTGGAGACACTAAGCTGAACCATCTTTGTTTTGCTGATGACATCATACTTTGCTGTAAAGGGGAGTTTAGATCAGTTCATCTCTTGATGCAGGGGTTTAAGTTATTCTCTAACACCACAGGGTTGAAATCTAGTCCTGCCAAAACTTCTGTGTACTGCTCTGGTATGGATGATGGGGAGGTGCAAAGAGGTTTAAACATGACTGGATTCACAAAAGGAAGCTTCCCCTTCAGATACCTGGGAATCCCAATTTGCTCTAAAAGAATTTGTGTTGCTGATTGTGAGAAAATAGTAGAAAGGATGTGTGCCAGAATCAAAATTTGGAGCACAAGAAATCTTTCCTTTGCTGGCAGACTAACTCTGGTTAATTCTGTCCTGATGACTTTACACTCCTACTGGTCCCAAATCATGATTCTTCCTAAAACTGTCTACAACACAGTTAATAAGATTTACAGGAACTTCCTTTGGAGTGGTGCAACTGATTCTCAAAAAACAGGCAAAGTGGCTTGGAAGGAGATGTGTAAACCAAAGAAAGAGGGGGGCCTTGGCCTTATTAACCTAAAACTGTGGAATGTTGCAGATATGGGGAAACATGTGTGGATGATAATCACAAAAAAAGATAATGTTTGGGCAGGTGGGTTCACTCAGTATACATTAAAGATAAGAGCTAGTGGGAGTATTCTCCCAAAACTAGAGATAGCTGGTATTGGAAGGCTATCTGTCAAGTAAAAGAGAAAATGAAGGAGTTTATCACTGTTGAGCAATTGAGGGGTTTACACTCTTATTCTATAAAACAGGCCTATTGTTCCCTTTGTCCTGCAGCTCAAAGATCTCCTTGAGCCTCTATTGTTTGGAGCAGACTTAGTCATCCTAAACATAGATTCATCTCTTGGCTTGCTATGCTTGAGAGATTGACAACTAAAGATAGGATGATGAGATTTGGGGTTATAACTGATAACACTTGCCTGCTATGTGGGGATGAGATGGAGAGTCATTCTCATCTTTTCTTTGAGTGTCAGTACAGTTCTAGGTGCTGGACTACAGCTGGCAGATGGTTGCAGATTGATCATCTTCCTAAACTTTTGACTGCAGCAATCAAATGGTTGCTTAGAAGGAAAACTAGCAGGTTCAGAAGGGGTGTTATTGCTGCTACTATTCTGTGTACTGTGTATTTCATCTGACAGGAAAGAAACAATGCATTGTGGAATCAACAAGTCAGAACTGTAGATAAAGTTGTACATAATATACAGCAATGTGTTCATAACAGAATTCAATTTGTAATCCCTAAAAAAACTAGTGCTGGGGATATTACTTGGTTTAATGCCTTGATTAAGGCTTAGTTTTCTTGGTCTGTTTGGCTTTGTTTAAGCCTGCTGTCTTTTGTGTGTTCTTGGAGGTTTGTCTCCCAGGCACTGTATTGGTGTTGGTTTTTTGATGCAATATAAATACCTTAACttgcttatcaaaaaaaaaaaaaactggaaAGTTGTAGCTGAAACAGATAAGGTGCTGAAACTAATAAGGTATCAGACTAGATCATTACATGAGTTGTTTGGTAAAATGAATGGTTTAAGGAGCTGAAATTTGTAAAACAATTgtcttaaataaaaaaaatcaaaggtaAAATACGAAAATTTAAGAACCTTAAATTGAAACGTTACTCAAAGTAACATCTCAATTTAAGGCAATTTCAAGGCCTTATATTCTATTTAAGGTACTTGATAAACCACTCTAGTCATTTAAGGTAACTTAAAAGTTCAGCACCTTATCATTTAATACGCTTGAAATAGTGTGTCAAATAAAACCTTGGAAGCTAGGTTATGCTTCAACACTCCACTTTACATGCGAGATCCCTTTTTAATTCGGTCATATGTGATGTTTCATGGGTTAGAGTGTGTTTCTTGATACACCTTCTTACACGTGTCATTTTCAATTTGACCAAGAGTATTAAAAGTCCAGTGTCAAAGTTGTGGCCCagactctgataccatgttaaatacCTGTCTGAGTCGCACCCATAAATCTGTCATCAATAAAGAGAGTACATATTGCAAGATCAAGTGAGGTTCCACTTTAAAACCACATAACAATAAGGGAAGTAGCCTAAGGTTAATTAATTGATTGACCAAGTGATGTTTATCAAAGGAAGGATGTGTAATTACATCAGTACAATCTCCCTACATTTTGTAATCATCCGATTTTTTTGATGTACCATCGAGTCCATCGTCTCTTCAAATGGATC
This Spinacia oleracea cultivar Varoflay chromosome 6, BTI_SOV_V1, whole genome shotgun sequence DNA region includes the following protein-coding sequences:
- the LOC110778068 gene encoding peroxidase 56, with amino-acid sequence MANSLRVIFTLFLHLLMITPFIIHGVSGHYALNIGFYSELCPQAESITKRVINEVIAIAPSLSGPLLRMFFHDCFVRGCDASILLNSPIKQAEKDATPNLTLRGFQIIDRVKDALEQACPGIVSCADIVALVARDAVAAVGGPHWEVETGRRDGIISSLNEALTTLPSSSLNINSLITMFQQKGLTHKDLVVLSAGHTIGISHCSSFINRLYNFSVIDNTSDPTLDSEYMDKLKTRCTKDGPNVLVEMDPGSFRTFDEHYYELVSKRRGLFRSDAALLDNPETKAYVETHRYGNREAFFRDFGVSMVNMGRIEVLTGNFGEVRKICSKVNSL